The Bacillaceae bacterium IKA-2 DNA window GCGAGTGTAAAAGGGGCTCTATTAAATCAATTCTCAATGGATGAGCATAACGGTTATTTTCGGATTGCAACAACCTTTGGGGATATGTGGTCAGAGACAAATCCGTCAGAAAACCTCTTATTTGTTCTTGATGAAAACTTAAAAGTTAGCGGTTCAATTACAGGGATAGCAAAAGGAGAACGGATTTTCTCAGCTCGTTTTTTAGGTGATCGTGGTTATATTGTCACCTTTAAACAAGTAGACCCATTATTCGTCTTAGATTTAAAAGACCCAACAAATCCAACGATCCTCGGAGAATTAAAAATACCCGGCTTTAGTGATTATTTGCATCCTTATGATGAAAACCATATTATCGGTTTTGGAAAAGATACAACTGAAAATAATCGAGGGGGTGTGATGGTAGAAGGTTTTAAGATGGCCTTGTTTGATATTACTGACGTCAATAATCCAAAAGAAAAGTTTGTTGAAATTATCGGCGACAGTGGCACACACTCTGAACTACTTTATAACCATAAAGCACTATTATTTTCAAAAGAGAAAAATATTATCGCTTTTCCGATCGAAGTGTATGAAAACAATGATAATCAAACGAACAATGAAATTAATAATAGCAGCATCCCAAGTGATCGGATGATGATGTATCCATCGTTTTCATTTCAAGGAGCTTATGTTTATGGATTAGATCTTGATAATGGATTTAAACTTCAAACCCGGATCTCTCATTATGATAAGAAGCCTGATCAATCGTCTGAGTATTATTACGACTACCAAAAACATATTTCACGAATGATTTATATTGAAGAAAACTTGTACACATTGTCCAATTATAAAATAGAAGCACACGACTTGAATAACTTCACCAAAAAAGCTGAGTTAGTTTTCACAAAATAATCACTGCGGTGTCATAATCACTGCGGTGTCAGGCACCAAAAAGATACAAAAATACCCCATCCAAACAAACGGTATGGGGGTATTTTTGTGGAGGTGCTCTCATCAAAAAGCTTTCAGTTAGGTTGAGGTAAAGAATGCTTTATTTAAAGCGCTTTAAAATATGTTGGTATCCATAAATGGTGAGAGCAAAACCTAAAAATGAAAAGTAGATATGTTTCGGTTTAAAATTCACTAATTTATAAAGTTTCATCCTTTGAAACAGATGATTTAAAGGATAAGAAAATATCCAATCAATGATTAGATTAACCAAAAAGTATTTTTTGAAATTTCCAAATGTAAAATGAAAAATCCATAATGTGCCCACAAAAAAAGGTCCTAAAATAAAACTTAAATCGTTAAAAAGTTTATATTTCCAGCCGCCTTTGACGACCCACCATTTATATGGAACTGCTAAAGAACACATTCCTACCACAAGTATTGAAGCAAAAAGAGAAACAGGAAAAAAATTCCTAATTGATTTTTTAGGAAGAACAACAACGGATAACCAAGGAACAATAACTAAAATGGTTCGAATAAAATTAGGTTTACTCATCAAAATTCCTCTTTTCATCAGGACTTATTGCCGCTGGATAACGATTACACTCTACCAATCATTTTGCAGAAAAGAGCCCCATTCATCCCTCTACTTTTGCAACGCCCAATGCAAGATGTTCCCAAAGCATATTTTCGATTTCATCAACTAATTCGACTGGACAATCGATAACCAAAATCACTTCTGAATTTTTACCTTTTAGTTGTCTTTTATTCTTATGAATAACTTTATAAATGATGTAATTAATAATAAATCCAATTACAAAACCAACCGCCGCCCCTATTAAGCCCCAAAAAATTGGACCCCATTCTAACGCAAAACCGACACTGGCTCCGATTACAGAAAAGGCTGTTGCTAATGCTGCGCTCTTATCAAACATACTAATTCCATCGGCTCGATGAAGCGTGTCAAATAATTTTCTTTCCTCGACTCGATTATTTAGCGGGATAGCGAGAATATGATCTTTTTTTATGCCAATTTTTTCCAATGAAGTGATCGCTATTTCAAGGAAAATGGAATGTTCAAAAGTTGAAAAAATTTGCAAAGTCCTCACCTCAAGCTTTTTTTGGAATTTTTAGACGGTACTGTTGATAATTATTCTTTAAAAATTTCCTTTGCTCGCTATCATATAGTTTATTATTTTCTACCGTATTAACGTAAGCATCATAAATGGCGAATCCGTAGTGCGAAGGTAAGAACAGAAACCACTGCGGGTCGATAACTTGTGTCGAGAGACTGAATTCTCCAAGAAAAAGCAAATGAACAGCATTGAGAGCATTAGAATAATATACAAAAACAATGATAAATATTAGCATAAAAAGGGCCACAAGGATTCGATGGATATAAAGTTGCCCCATCCCAGGCATTAGCACTGACCACATGACCGCCGTTGTAGGTTTTCGTTTATCTAAGTAGTTGATTTCCGTGGCTCCAATGCTGAATGTGTTGAAATTGGAATTTTCTCGTTCAGCTAATACATATATTTTGTTGAGATCAACAGTCGTTCGATAACTATCCCAGATTCCAAAAATATAAACAGGAATATATAAGAGCATCCATCTTGGTTCAAGAACTTCCTTTGCCATTTCGAAATTACCAGTAAAAGAATAAACCATAGCATGATTAATGTTAGCCATATTATTAATGAGGATTTCCCAAATAAATAAAGCATAACCTCTTAAATATTTAGACATTAGCAGATGACCAAAACCAGGAAATGCAGCTGACCACCAAGCTATCATATATGGGTTTCGCAGATGTAATTGAGTTGTACCAAAAACACTTACATGGGCTTTAAAGCGCCGCTCGTTATTTGTTGGGTTGAAATTGTTCATATGTTACTCCCTCTTGTTCATGCATTCTATATTATAATTTACAATAATTTAGGATTTATGTACTCGTAGTTAAAAAAACTATTAGCTCAGCATAATATTGACGTAACTTATTGGAGAAAGCTTTGTTCATAAAAGGCTTGCTTCAATTTGCTCATAACTTCACACGGTGTCAGACACCGGAGAGAGCTTGTATTTGACACTACGAAAATAAGTAATTTCGCTAATGTGTTTATCACAGTGAGTCTTTGTCGAAAATGAGAATAGCTGAATAAAAAGTGGGGAAAAACCTTGAATACAAATTTCTTTCATTTATCGCTTGAACTTATCACAGGATTTTTTGGATTATTGCTAATAACAAAAGTATTAGGTAAAACACAAATCACCCAGCTTACACCATTTGATTTTGTTTCTGGACTTGTTATGGGGGAGTTGTTAGGCAATGCAATTTATAATAAAGATATTAGTCTTCGTTATGTCCTCTATGCGATTACATTGTGGGGATTGCTCATTTATACTTTGGAGGTGATCACGCAAAAATTTAAAAAAACAAGATCAATCTTAGAGGGAAACCCTGCAATTATTATTCGGAATGGGAAAATTGATCGAGAGCAATTGAAGAAAAATAAATTAGACTTAAATCAGCTTCAACATCTACTTCGCGATAAAGATGTGTTTTCAATGCGTGAAGTGGAGTATGCAATATTGGAACCGAATGGAACTGTCAATGTGTTACGAAAAACAGGGTACGAGAAACCGATAAATAGCGACTTGAATTTACCTCCTAAACAAGTGCACCTGCCGATCGCCTTAATTATTGACGGCGAAGTACTATCGGATAATCTTAAGCAATCTGGATTTGATGAAGAGTGGCTTCAACGTCAACTGAGCTCACGCGGAATCGTTAAAGCTGACCAAGTTTTTTTTGCGGAATGGTTAGAAGGTGATTCGTTATATATTAGTCAATATATTGAACCAAAACTTCATCAGTTGTAGAAAATCACATACCATGGTGTCAGACACCACGAAAACACAAAAATACCCCCTGAATCCACAGAGGGAGGACGTTATTGTGAGTCTAAATAAAAAAGAAACCGCAAATGGATACCATTCCACTTGCGGTTTGTCTATTGAAGTCTGTCACAACAAACTAATCCGGAATTATTCAGACAAGCTTAGAGGACCCATTCAACAACTTGATCTTTTTCTTTGCGAGTTTTCGGTGGTGGATCATCGACGCGATAACCAAAGGCAACCATAACTGAAATATCAAAACTTCCGTCTTCGAGCAAACCGGCCTCATTAAAAATTTTGTGTGCTTTGTTACGATCAAATCCTTCTATTGGGCATGAATCAATGCCGATTTGAGCTGCAGCTGTCATCATGTTTCCTAAAGCGATATAAGTTTGCTTACTAGACCAATCAAACATCGTCCTATCATTGTCAAGTAAATGTTGACCAGCTTCTTGAAAAGACTTATATTTATTTTGAATTTGCGCAATCATATTTTCAGGTGTTTTTTTAACGTCCTTTAAGTGGTTAGCAATATACTCAGAATCGTATTTAGTGTCTTTTATTGTTCTGGCAAGAATGACAACAAAATGACTAGCCGTAGGCAGTTGTCCTTGCGCTCCTCCACAAACTTCTTTTAAGCTATTTCGCAATTCTTGATTTTGGATGACGACAAATTTCCACGCTTCAATGCCAACCGAACTTGGTGAAAGTCTTGCAGTTTCTAAAATGAAATCAAAGTCCAAGTCTGTAATTTTTTTATCAAGATTAAATTTCTTCGTTGCATGTCTAAAATGGAAAGCATCAAGAATTTGTTGTTTAATGACTTCTTTGTCGTTCATAATTCACACTCCTTAAATTATCTATTTGAATGAATTTCATAATGCAGAATCTGCGCCACTAGGATACTATATATAGTTTAATTAATAGATTTTCGACTATATATAGGTTTATGTGGCTGGTTTTTGGTAGTATGAAATTCATTCATTTATGCTAACAATAGCTCAGTAGCAACTATATAATCAACCTTTTAGCGAATAATAGGATTGTTCAATCCATAGGAATACCGTTTTTGGTATAATTGAAATTAGATAAGTTTTTGAACATGTACAATAGAATGGGGGAGCTGTTTGTGAAAACTATTGGTCTTATCGGTGGAATGAGCTGGGAATCATCGGCAGAATATTATCGGATCATCAATGAAGAAGTAAAACAAAAATTAGGTGGTTTACATTCGGCGAAATGCCTTTTATACAGCGTTGATTTTGAAGAGATTGAACGTTACCAAGCCAATGGTGACTGGGAAAGTGCAGGTAAATTATTAGCTAATGTTGCTTATTCTCTAGAAAAAGCAGGAGCCGATTTTATTGTTATTTGTACAAATACGATGCACAATGTTGTTCATTTTATTGAAGAAAAAATTAGTATCCCAGTTTTACATATCGCCGAAGCGACCGCAACTCAAATTAAAAAAACAGCAATTACTAAGGTTGGGTTACTCGGAACGAAATATACGATGGAGCAAGATTTTTATAAATCTCGGATAGAATCGAAAGGAATAAAGGTTTTAGTCCCGAATCAAACTAATAGAGAAACTGTAAATAAAATTATATATGAGGAATTATGTTTGGGTAAAATTCAGCAAAACTCAAGAGAGTATTATAAAAAAGTAATCAAAGATTTAGTTGATAACGGAGCAGAAGGCATCATATTGGGTTGCACAGAGATTGGCCTATTGGTTAAAGCTGAGGACTCGGAAGTTCCGCTCTTTGACACGACCGTCATCCATGCTCTTGAAGCTGTGAACTTTGCATTAGCAAGGGAAATATAATTTAGGGGGAGATATGTGTGTATGATATCGTCATAGTTGGCGGGGGAATTGTCGGTTTATCGACTGGGATGGCATTGCTTGAAATGTTTCCGAATTATAAACTAGCAATTATCGAAAAAGAGGAACAAGTAGCGAAGCATCAAAATTCATTCAAGTAAATAAAGATAAATGGAATTTATTTCGTTCATTAAAGGAGTATAACATGTCTATGGTTGCCTTTATTATGGGAATTTCATTCATTCTAATCCATGTGTTTGCAAATGAGATTATCCCTTCAAATAAAATTCAGCGATTAAAATGGTTTTCATTTTCAGGAGGGTTAGCTGTATCATATGTTTTTGTATATGTTCTTCCTACTCTTCACAAAGAACAAATGTTAGTGAAAGATTATGGGGATTTCCTTGCAATGGAGTCAGAATTATATTTTATTGGTTTAATAGGCTTGTTAATTTTTTATGCTCTACAAAAGTACGCAAGAAAAACACAACTGAACATCACTAAGAATAAACCTAGCAAGGTGTTTTGGTTACAAATCATCTTTTTTTCTATTTATAATATGCTTGTAGCCTACACTATCATCTCTCATGATGTTTCAGGAGTACAAGCTGTATTCTATGGACTTGCGGTTGGGCTTCATTTTGTTGCTGTCGCTCATGACTTATGGAGAGAATTTGGAGCTATTTATAATAAAGTAGGTAGATATGTACTAACTTTGGGAATTATCCTAGGCTGGTTATTGGGCGTTGCTTTTAAACTATCGGCTCTCACGGAATCTGTTATTTTTGCATTTATTGCGGGAGCTATGATTTTAAATGTTTTAAAGTATGAATTACCCCCAGATAGTGAAGCGCATTTTGGTATGTTTGCATTTGGAGTCGTCTCATATACCTCAATTACCATGTCCCTTAAGTTTTTCTTCCAATGGTAAACGCACTGAAAAAACCTTCATTAACCCAATGATTATTGTCGACATTAAATTCGGCAATTGATTCGACTTACATTTAAAATGATTGGGTGAACTAGTATAATTGGAATTAGATATATTTTTTGAAGACCTTCTTTTTGAATACACTATTTATGATTAATTTAGGGGGAACTATGTGTGTATGATATCGTTATTGTTGGTGGGGGAAGGTGAGACATAATTATGTATGAACTAAAAACAAAAGAAAATGACAGCAATGTCGTTGAGTTTATTGAAGAAGTCGAAAACGCTAAAAAACGTGAAGATGCATATAAATTATTAGATATTTTTACTGAAACGACAGGTTACCAAGCAAGGATGTGGGGTCCAAGTATTATTGGATTCGGTGCATATCATTATAAATATAAATCTGGACACGAAGGGGACGCACCGTTAGTTGGGTATTCACCTCGAAAAACTAAAATTAGTTTATACTTTGCAACAGGTGACACACACCGAGAAGATTTATTAAAGAGTTTGGGAAAATACACGACAGGAAAAGCGTGTGTGTACATAAATAAAGTAGCAGATATTGATATTGATGTGTTAAGAGCATTAATAAAGCAATCTGTCATGTTTTTGAAAGAAACCTACTCGAATCAATGAGGCTTTAATCAACAAATTGTCCGTTTTCGATTAACAAACGAATCTAAATTAGGAAATTAATTCGCATTTCATTTATAATAAGGGAATAAAACAAATAGAGGATGAAGATAACTTGACTGAAAATAAACTACAGAAAATGCCTTATATCTACACCTATTCACCTCACCTGTTTGAAATCCCTTTGTGTCGCTTGGAAATGCGTTCCCTTTTTGGTTTTGATAGCCAATCAAGCATCCTTGAAAGCAAATTGAAAATCGACCCGAGCCGAAGTCCATTTATAAAAGCGAGAATTGATATTATTTTTGAGGGAAATTGCTTGGCGGACATTGTTAATCAGGTTGAAGGTTATAAAATTTCAGGATCAACATTCAAAGTGATTTTTGTTAAAAATAAGGATTTAGATCCACTTGAAAAAGTAAGGTTTGAAACAAGGCGTAAAATTGAGCGTGAAATTGGCTTAGTTATTGATGGAGATGTCGATCTTGATAAACCAGAACGAATGTTTTGTATCATGAAAGTTAATGGGCGCTTTGTATTTGGTGAATATTTCATAAGTGAGTCCATATGGTTAAAGCACCAAGACAAGCCACAAAATTATTCAGTTGCACTAGGAACACGCTTAGCTAGAGCTGTTGCAAATATAGCGGTACCTAATCCAAAGGATATTAAAGCGATTGATCCTTGTTGTGGAATAGGTACTGTTTTGATAGAAGCATTATCGCTGGGAATTGACATTGTTGGAAGGGATCTAAATCCACTCGTACTTCCTGGAGCTCGAGAAAACATCGCTTATTTTGGACTGAATTGCGAAGTTACTTTAGGCGATATCCGAGAAGTGACGGGCAATTATGATGTTGCTATCATTGATATGCCGTACAATCTAAGTTCAGTGCTACCTCCAGAAGTGCAGCTTGAGATGCTCCAAAGCGCGCGAAGCTTTGCTAAAAAATTAGTCGTAATAACGCTTGAGCCGATTGATTCTGTTCTTGAAAAAGCCGGATTTATCATTATTGACCGTTGTGATGCAAAAAAATGGACACTTACTCGTCAAGTCATTGTTTGTGAATAATGAGTTAAGTAATTTTTTGGATATAAGATAATGATTTGTAAATGATAATATGGATGAAAATGGAAAGTGGTTATTTAATACACTTGCTTCGACCTATGTTAAGATTAATGATAGATATTAGCACCTAGAGGGGAAATGGTAAAATAAAATGAATGTTTTTATTACAGGAGCAACTGGATTTTTAGGTACAGAACTAGTAAAATCCTTAGTCAAAGAGGGACATGATGTTTATTTACTAATTCGCAGTATGAAAAAAGCTAGGGCCTTACTTGAAAAATTACCAACAGGAGAAAGACAACAAGTTAATTTTATTGAAGGTAATTTAGAAACAACGAAATTAGGCATGACTGACCAAGCTGTGAAAAAGCTTGGCGATAAAATAGATATCATTTACCATACTGCCGCTTTTTTATCATTTGATGAAACGTTGAGGGCAGAAATTTTTAAAACGAATCTTGAGGGAACAAAATATGTATTAGAATTTGCAAAGGAAATCAATGTACCGAAATTTATTTATGTAAGTACAGCTTATACTTTAGGAAATCAAACGAATGGATATGAGAAACTATACTCATTAGATACAAATTTTGTTAATAGTTATGAAGAAAGCAAATGCCATAGTGAACACATCGTAATGAGTTATAGTGATACATTTGATGTGGCAATTATGCGCCCTTCGATTATTATCGGTGATTCGATTACTGGAGAGGCGAACACCACTTTTGGATTATACGGTATTTTAAAAACAGTCCAGCTGTTAAAAAAGCGATCAATCAGACTAGATAAGGAATTATATGTAAGATTACTAGTCGATAAAGATGCGGTTGCAAACATCGTCCCGGTTGATTATGTTGTACAAGCACTTTTGTTAGCAATGAATAGTAGTAATAATAAGTCTGTGTATAATGTGACAAACCCAAATCCACCAACAAACGAACTCATTTTCCAAATAGTAAAAGATGCATATAATTTTAAAACATTAGACATAGCGTCAATTGAAGCAGCATCGGACTTAACAGAGTTTGAACTGTCTTTTAATAAGCCGCTAGAAGTTTTTAAAGACTATATAAATCGTTCTATTTATTTTGAATCTGAAAATACAAACGAACTTTTTAATCAAAAAGGTCTGGCACCATTAAAAATGGATGCTGACATGCTCTACCGGATTATCAGTGGCTATAACAAAGGAGCGTTAGTTTCAAATAAATAATAGATGAAGAAAGTGTAAATCTCTAAATGAGATTTTACACTTTTTAAATATTTTAGGAGTGATTTTGTGAAACTTTGTCCAGAGTGTGAGAGTGATAATATAGAAAGAAGTTCTTCCACTTTATTTAGAGTTTTCATTTCTCTGATTTTAATTTTCATCATTCCATATGGATTTCTTTTTTGCTGGGTTCCGTTCGTCTTAGCCCATAAATACCGCTGCAAACATTGCTTTAGCGAAGGGAAAGAAGCTAGCTTAGTAGAAATTGATGGGCGAGATCAAGAAAAATTTTTAACTAAGAATGCTGTAATAGAGCGAACTATGTCCGTTTTTTTAAATAAGTGGTTTGAAGAAAATCAGGGGTTATATAAGGTAATTCAACAAAAAGAACTTTATTTATTGGTAGAAATTAAGATTGATGATATCAAAACATATAAGATTACTAGTATTGAGAACAATAAATTAACTGTCGAAGATATCAGCATTTCTTTCCCAGCCTTTGTTTATCAGGATTCATTGTGGAAAGAAACGGATTTAAGTAGAGGGTTATTGACGACTAAAGAGTTAAAATTGATTAATGAAAGCGACTTACAACAGTTAAAAATGAATTTCTATAAAGAACAAAAACTTCATCAAGAACCAGTTGAAATTATTAAAATAGAGGCATACTAACTAATAAAAGAATTGAACAAAAAAAGCATCATAATCCCCTTCAAAATCTAACTGATTTTGTGGGGGATTATGGTGCTTTTTTTAATTATTAATCATCTTCGATCTATTTTTTTAGTACTTTCACTAAATTTTTACCAGTGTTACTAAAGGGATTTTATTAATTTTGTTTAATTTAGACAGAGTATAACTGTTGTGGCTTCTAAAAAAATTATCCTTCTCGTCGAATTATTTTTCTAACAATGGAAACATGTATTTGTCAACTCAAAAGCGGTCCACGAATCAGTTGAAAAAAGGTCCACTTATTTAGTTGGTTTTAGCCATGACATTGTCTCTTCAAATCGGTGACTTACTTCTCGTGAAATATCTAAGATATGTGATTTGTGAGCAAGTCTATCTACAATTGCACCAGTAAGCATCGGGTCTTTAAAAATCTCTTCCCAGCGATCAAAAGCCAAGTTTGTTGTTATGATTATTGATCCTTTATCGTTTCTATTTGATAATAAATTAAATAGTATTTCACAACCAATTTTGTCAAATGATACGTATCCCAGTTCATCTAAAACGACAAGACTGTACTTTTCAAATTTGGTTTTATATTGCGATAGTTTGCTTTCACTCATTGCTTCTTTTAACTCTATTATTAAGTTAGGTACAGAGATAAACAATACACTTTTGCCTTCCAAACACG harbors:
- a CDS encoding NAD(P)H-dependent oxidoreductase; the protein is MNDKEVIKQQILDAFHFRHATKKFNLDKKITDLDFDFILETARLSPSSVGIEAWKFVVIQNQELRNSLKEVCGGAQGQLPTASHFVVILARTIKDTKYDSEYIANHLKDVKKTPENMIAQIQNKYKSFQEAGQHLLDNDRTMFDWSSKQTYIALGNMMTAAAQIGIDSCPIEGFDRNKAHKIFNEAGLLEDGSFDISVMVAFGYRVDDPPPKTRKEKDQVVEWVL
- a CDS encoding aspartate/glutamate racemase family protein; this encodes MKTIGLIGGMSWESSAEYYRIINEEVKQKLGGLHSAKCLLYSVDFEEIERYQANGDWESAGKLLANVAYSLEKAGADFIVICTNTMHNVVHFIEEKISIPVLHIAEATATQIKKTAITKVGLLGTKYTMEQDFYKSRIESKGIKVLVPNQTNRETVNKIIYEELCLGKIQQNSREYYKKVIKDLVDNGAEGIILGCTEIGLLVKAEDSEVPLFDTTVIHALEAVNFALAREI
- the istB gene encoding IS21-like element helper ATPase IstB produces the protein MQIQEMAHILKLPYIKTNYQMLLDEANHTNMTHRELISRLLERELELRLENGLKHRLRRAKFPLNKYLEDFDKSKYHKKFIPKFEELETLQFIENKENIILIGSPGCGKSHYSIGLGIKACLEGKSVLFISVPNLIIELKEAMSESKLSQYKTKFEKYSLVVLDELGYVSFDKIGCEILFNLLSNRNDKGSIIITTNLAFDRWEEIFKDPMLTGAIVDRLAHKSHILDISREVSHRFEETMSWLKPTK
- a CDS encoding DUF1801 domain-containing protein, with the translated sequence MYELKTKENDSNVVEFIEEVENAKKREDAYKLLDIFTETTGYQARMWGPSIIGFGAYHYKYKSGHEGDAPLVGYSPRKTKISLYFATGDTHREDLLKSLGKYTTGKACVYINKVADIDIDVLRALIKQSVMFLKETYSNQ
- a CDS encoding DUF421 domain-containing protein produces the protein MNTNFFHLSLELITGFFGLLLITKVLGKTQITQLTPFDFVSGLVMGELLGNAIYNKDISLRYVLYAITLWGLLIYTLEVITQKFKKTRSILEGNPAIIIRNGKIDREQLKKNKLDLNQLQHLLRDKDVFSMREVEYAILEPNGTVNVLRKTGYEKPINSDLNLPPKQVHLPIALIIDGEVLSDNLKQSGFDEEWLQRQLSSRGIVKADQVFFAEWLEGDSLYISQYIEPKLHQL
- a CDS encoding SDR family oxidoreductase, with translation MNVFITGATGFLGTELVKSLVKEGHDVYLLIRSMKKARALLEKLPTGERQQVNFIEGNLETTKLGMTDQAVKKLGDKIDIIYHTAAFLSFDETLRAEIFKTNLEGTKYVLEFAKEINVPKFIYVSTAYTLGNQTNGYEKLYSLDTNFVNSYEESKCHSEHIVMSYSDTFDVAIMRPSIIIGDSITGEANTTFGLYGILKTVQLLKKRSIRLDKELYVRLLVDKDAVANIVPVDYVVQALLLAMNSSNNKSVYNVTNPNPPTNELIFQIVKDAYNFKTLDIASIEAASDLTEFELSFNKPLEVFKDYINRSIYFESENTNELFNQKGLAPLKMDADMLYRIISGYNKGALVSNK
- a CDS encoding methyltransferase domain-containing protein, whose translation is MADIVNQVEGYKISGSTFKVIFVKNKDLDPLEKVRFETRRKIEREIGLVIDGDVDLDKPERMFCIMKVNGRFVFGEYFISESIWLKHQDKPQNYSVALGTRLARAVANIAVPNPKDIKAIDPCCGIGTVLIEALSLGIDIVGRDLNPLVLPGARENIAYFGLNCEVTLGDIREVTGNYDVAIIDMPYNLSSVLPPEVQLEMLQSARSFAKKLVVITLEPIDSVLEKAGFIIIDRCDAKKWTLTRQVIVCE